A section of the Chryseobacterium scophthalmum genome encodes:
- the fbaA gene encoding class II fructose-bisphosphate aldolase, with protein sequence MSRIFPAGVATGQLVTDIFQYAKENKFALPAVNVIGSSNVNAVMETAAKLNSPVIIQFSNGGAAFNAGKGLSNDAQKSAILGGIAGARHIHTLAEAYGATVILHTDHAAKKLLPWIDGLMDANEEFFKQTGKSLYSSHMLDLSEESLEENLEISAQYFERMAKMQMTLEVEIGVTGGEEDGVDNSSVDNSLLYTQPEDIAYTYEKLKAVSDNFTIAAAFGNVHGVYKPGNVVLTPKILDNSQKFVQEKFGTAEKPINFVFHGGSGSSLEEIREAIDYGVIKMNIDTDLQFAYTEGIRDYMVNNVEYLKTQIGNPEGEEKPNKKYYDPRVWIRKGEETFSKRLIQAFEDLNNVNTLK encoded by the coding sequence ATGAGCAGAATTTTCCCGGCAGGAGTTGCCACAGGTCAGTTAGTTACAGATATTTTTCAATATGCTAAAGAAAACAAATTTGCATTACCTGCAGTGAACGTAATCGGTTCTAGCAACGTAAACGCAGTAATGGAAACTGCAGCAAAATTAAATTCACCTGTTATCATTCAGTTTTCTAACGGTGGAGCAGCTTTTAACGCTGGAAAAGGACTTAGCAATGACGCTCAGAAATCAGCTATTTTAGGTGGTATCGCAGGAGCTAGACATATTCATACCCTTGCTGAAGCTTACGGAGCAACAGTAATTTTACATACAGATCACGCCGCAAAAAAATTGTTGCCTTGGATCGATGGTTTAATGGATGCAAACGAAGAATTCTTCAAGCAGACAGGAAAATCTCTTTACTCTTCTCACATGCTTGATCTTTCTGAAGAATCTTTAGAAGAAAACCTTGAGATTTCTGCTCAATATTTCGAAAGAATGGCAAAAATGCAGATGACTCTAGAGGTTGAGATCGGGGTTACAGGAGGTGAAGAAGACGGTGTAGACAATTCTAGTGTAGACAACTCTTTATTGTACACACAACCTGAAGACATCGCTTACACTTACGAAAAACTGAAAGCAGTTTCTGATAACTTTACCATTGCAGCAGCTTTCGGAAACGTACACGGAGTTTACAAACCAGGGAACGTAGTTCTTACTCCAAAAATCTTAGATAACTCTCAGAAATTTGTTCAGGAAAAATTCGGAACTGCAGAGAAGCCAATTAATTTCGTATTCCACGGTGGTTCAGGTTCTTCTTTAGAAGAAATCAGAGAAGCTATTGATTACGGGGTAATTAAGATGAATATTGATACCGATCTTCAATTTGCTTACACAGAAGGAATCAGAGATTACATGGTAAACAATGTAGAATATTTGAAAACTCAAATCGGAAACCCTGAAGGAGAAGAAAAGCCTAACAAAAAATACTATGACCCAAGAGTTTGGATCAGAAAAGGTGAAGAAACTTTCTCTAAGAGATTAATTCAGGCATTTGAAGATTTAAATAACGTAAATACTTTAAAATAA
- the accD gene encoding acetyl-CoA carboxylase, carboxyltransferase subunit beta, producing MAFDWFKRKAQNITTSTDDKKDVPKGLWHQTPSGKVVEHDELKKNNYVSPEDDFHVRIGSAEFFDILFDEGKFTELDANVESIDILSFKDTKSYTDRLKEVKAKTKLTDSIRNAVGTVNGTEMVVSCMDFAFIGGSLGSVMGEKIRRAIDYCIEKRLPYMIICQSGGARMQEATYSLMQLAKVQAKLAQLSEAGLLYIAYLCDPTFGGITASFAMTADIIMAEPRALIGFAGPRVIRETIGRDLPEGFQTSEFLQEKGFVDFIVKRTEIKEVVSKTVNLLAVKA from the coding sequence ATGGCATTCGACTGGTTTAAAAGAAAAGCACAAAATATTACCACTTCTACAGATGATAAAAAAGACGTACCAAAAGGTCTTTGGCATCAGACTCCATCAGGAAAAGTAGTGGAACACGACGAACTAAAGAAAAACAATTATGTTTCTCCTGAAGACGATTTTCATGTAAGAATAGGAAGTGCAGAGTTTTTTGACATCCTTTTTGACGAAGGAAAATTCACTGAGCTTGATGCGAATGTGGAAAGTATTGATATTCTTAGCTTTAAAGATACCAAGTCATATACCGACCGTCTGAAAGAAGTAAAAGCAAAAACAAAGCTTACTGATTCTATCAGAAATGCTGTAGGAACCGTAAACGGAACCGAAATGGTAGTTTCTTGTATGGATTTTGCGTTCATCGGAGGATCTTTAGGTTCTGTGATGGGTGAAAAAATCAGAAGAGCAATTGATTACTGTATCGAAAAAAGACTTCCGTACATGATTATTTGTCAGTCTGGAGGAGCAAGAATGCAGGAAGCAACGTATTCTTTGATGCAGTTGGCAAAAGTTCAGGCTAAATTGGCTCAGCTTTCAGAAGCAGGACTTTTATACATCGCTTATCTTTGTGACCCAACTTTCGGTGGAATTACCGCTTCATTTGCAATGACTGCAGACATTATTATGGCCGAACCAAGAGCTTTGATCGGATTTGCCGGACCAAGAGTTATTCGTGAAACCATCGGTAGAGATTTGCCGGAAGGTTTCCAGACCTCAGAATTTTTGCAGGAAAAAGGCTTTGTAGATTTTATTGTAAAAAGAACAGAAATTAAAGAAGTTGTTTCTAAAACAGTAAATCTTTTGGCTGTAAAAGCTTAA
- a CDS encoding DUF6973 domain-containing protein, with protein MRTFKVVLNTITSMSLKKIFRLLSAVLPHPLFSILSFYATIKAFSIAQKLYPKTASKNGEGNAFRHSLWCCLIMMYCSKVSSPQKALDFCKKITDLHEELFPNEPLETKMDLHNNKIGMDYFMELLPGIHRQFFEKSFFIKELQKKTANAKILKSLDDDFEGELVYLDEK; from the coding sequence ATGAGGACATTTAAAGTCGTTTTAAATACCATCACATCAATGAGTTTAAAGAAAATCTTTAGACTCTTATCTGCTGTTTTACCGCACCCTCTTTTTTCGATTTTAAGTTTTTATGCAACGATAAAAGCCTTTTCTATCGCACAGAAACTTTATCCTAAAACGGCATCCAAAAACGGTGAAGGAAACGCATTCAGACATTCACTTTGGTGTTGCCTGATTATGATGTACTGCAGCAAGGTTTCTTCACCTCAAAAGGCATTAGATTTCTGCAAAAAAATTACAGATCTTCACGAAGAATTATTTCCGAATGAACCTTTGGAAACAAAAATGGATCTCCATAATAATAAAATAGGCATGGATTATTTCATGGAACTTCTTCCGGGAATTCACCGCCAGTTTTTTGAGAAAAGCTTTTTTATTAAAGAATTACAAAAGAAAACAGCCAATGCCAAAATTTTGAAAAGTCTGGATGATGATTTTGAAGGAGAACTGGTTTATCTGGATGAAAAATAA